A stretch of Phragmites australis chromosome 12, lpPhrAust1.1, whole genome shotgun sequence DNA encodes these proteins:
- the LOC133886065 gene encoding uncharacterized protein LOC133886065, translating into MIGYIESLEKLGFPLSPELATDVILQSLPASFEPFILNFHMNSMEKSMAELHGMLKTAEESIKKSSSHVMMVQKDSKKRKRKDKAKTSDEISSSKPKPVGKPKASPAASDTCHHCHKTGHWRRNCKLYLEELKKKKGSKTSSSGTEKD; encoded by the exons atgattggttacattgaaagcctcgaaaaacttggttttccccttagccctgagttggctacggatgtaattctccagtcgctccctgcgagcttcgagccgttcattttgaactttcatatgaacagcatggagaaaagcatggctgaattgcatgggatgctaaaaactgctgaggaaagcattaagaagagctctagtcatgtgatgatggttcaaaaggatagcaagaagagaaagcgcaaggacaaggctaaaacttcggatgagatctcgagttctaagcctaaacctgttggaaagcccaaggctagccctgccgcttctgacacttgccaccactgccataagactggtcattggcggaggaactgcaaattgtacttggaagaactcaaaaagaagaagggaagtaagacttcctcttcag ggactgaaaaggactag
- the LOC133886119 gene encoding chitinase 2-like yields MTNGYLFREYIGAQFTGVQFSDVPINAMLSFHFILAFAIDYTPVNQQPTPVPTNGVFSPFWDTGNLSPAAVAAIKRAHPNVAVMAGLGGDSVQDIVKAVFTPQSIDSWVANAVTSLTRIINTYGLDGVDVDYEHFADGADVDTFVECIGRLLTQLKARMPNIATSIAPFQDDVVQRYYQPLWSKYSGVIDYVNFQFYGYGANTDVPLYIQFYDKQAANYPGGKVLASFMTGNTTGLISPDLGISAAKELQRQNKLPGLFIWSADSSKRSSYGFKYETQGQQIIANH; encoded by the coding sequence ATGACGAACGGCTACCTGTTCCGGGAGTACATCGGCGCGCAGTTCACCGGCGTCCAGTTCTCCGACGTGCCCATCAACGCCATGCTCAGCTTCcacttcatcctcgccttcgccATCGACTACACGCCGGTGAACCAGCAGCCCACGCCGGTCCCCACCAACGGCGTGTTCAGCCCGTTCTGGGACACGGGCAACCTGTCCCCAGCTGCCGTGGCCGCCATCAAGAGAGCGCACCCGAACGTCGCCGTCATGGCGGGGCTTGGCGGCGACAGCGTGCAGGACATCGTCAAGGCCGTCTTCACGCCCCAGTCCATCGACTCGTGGGTGGCCAACGCCGTGACGTCGCTCACGCGCATCATCAACACGTACGGGCTCGACGGTGTGGACGTCGACTACGAGCACTTCGCCGACGGCGCCGACGTGGACACGTTCGTCGAGTGCATCGGCCGCCTCCTGACGCAGCTCAAGGCAAGGATGCCGAACATCGCCACCTCCATCGCGCCATTTCAGGACGACGTGGTGCAGAGGTACTACCAGCCGCTGTGGAGCAAATACTCTGGCGTGATCGACTACGTCAACTTCCAGTTCTACGGCTACGGCGCCAACACCGACGTCCCCCTGTACATCCAGTTCTACGACAAGCAGGCGGCGAACTACCCCGGCGGCAAGGTCCTCGCCAGCTTCATGACCGGCAACACGACCGGCTTGATCTCGCCGGACCTCGGCATCAGTGCGGCCAAGGAGCTGCAGCGGCAGAACAAGCTGCCTGGGCTCTTCATCTGGTCGGCGGACAGCtccaagcggagcagctacggCTTCAAGTACGAAACTCAGGGGCAGCAGATCATTGCAAACCACTGA